The following proteins are encoded in a genomic region of Halopelagius longus:
- a CDS encoding hemolysin family protein codes for MFLTVADAPLFDAVRPSRGVVTLAGVAALVVLMGLSAFFSSSEIAMFSLARHRVDALVDDGVPGAATLERLTSDPHRLLITILVGNNLVNIAMSSIATGLCGLYLSRGQSVLAATFGVTALVLLFGESAPKSYAIENTESWALRIARPLQLAEYCLYPLVVTFDHLTRAVNRLGGGESTLEDSYVTRDELRDMIRTGEREGVIDTEERAMLQRILRFRDTIAKEVMTPRLDMTAVPREASVEEAIRACIRSGHGRLPVYQNRLDNVVGLVRLRELVLHQQNDGLDGDGSLDGLIEETLHVPEGKDVDALLQEMRDERVKMAIVIDEFGTTEGLVTLEDIVEEIVGDILDDEEEPSIAHLDERTALVRGEVKIEAVNESFDLDIPEGEEFETISGFVFNRAGRLVEEGETFRFETVDIHVESVEQTRIKRVRIERTESTEPTEPDGDRPEIGV; via the coding sequence ATGTTTCTCACCGTCGCCGACGCGCCGTTGTTCGACGCCGTTCGTCCTTCCCGAGGAGTCGTGACGCTCGCCGGGGTCGCGGCTCTCGTCGTACTGATGGGACTTTCGGCGTTCTTCTCCTCCTCCGAGATCGCGATGTTCTCGCTCGCTCGCCACCGCGTCGATGCACTCGTCGACGACGGCGTCCCCGGCGCGGCGACGCTCGAACGTCTCACATCGGACCCCCACAGGCTACTGATCACCATCCTCGTCGGGAACAACCTCGTCAACATCGCGATGTCGTCCATCGCGACGGGCCTGTGCGGTCTCTACCTCTCGCGCGGCCAGTCCGTCCTCGCGGCGACGTTCGGCGTGACCGCGCTCGTCTTGCTCTTCGGAGAGAGCGCACCGAAGTCGTACGCGATCGAGAACACCGAATCGTGGGCGCTCCGCATCGCCCGCCCGCTCCAACTCGCCGAATACTGCCTCTATCCGCTCGTCGTCACGTTCGATCACCTCACGCGCGCGGTCAACCGACTCGGCGGCGGCGAATCGACCCTCGAAGACTCCTACGTGACCCGCGACGAACTCCGCGATATGATTCGAACCGGCGAACGGGAGGGGGTCATCGACACCGAAGAGCGAGCGATGCTCCAGCGTATCCTCCGGTTCAGGGACACCATCGCGAAGGAAGTGATGACGCCGCGACTCGACATGACCGCAGTCCCGCGAGAGGCGTCCGTCGAAGAGGCGATTCGGGCCTGCATTCGAAGCGGTCACGGACGTCTGCCGGTCTATCAGAACCGACTCGACAACGTCGTCGGTCTCGTCCGCCTCCGGGAGTTAGTGCTCCACCAGCAGAACGACGGCCTCGACGGCGACGGCTCCCTGGACGGACTCATCGAGGAGACGCTCCACGTCCCGGAAGGGAAGGACGTCGACGCGCTCCTCCAGGAGATGCGCGACGAGCGAGTGAAGATGGCGATCGTCATCGACGAGTTCGGGACCACCGAGGGCCTCGTCACGTTGGAAGACATCGTCGAGGAGATCGTCGGCGACATCCTCGACGACGAGGAAGAACCGTCTATCGCGCACCTCGACGAACGCACGGCCCTCGTCCGCGGCGAAGTGAAGATCGAAGCGGTAAACGAGTCGTTCGACCTCGACATCCCGGAAGGCGAGGAGTTCGAGACCATCTCCGGGTTCGTGTTCAACCGGGCGGGCCGACTCGTAGAGGAGGGCGAGACGTTCCGATTCGAGACCGTCGATATCCACGTCGAATCGGTCGAACAGACGCGAATCAAGCGCGTACGTATCGAACGGACCGAATCGACCGAACCGACCGAACCGGACGGCGACCGTCCCGAAATCGGAGTGTGA
- a CDS encoding SLC13 family permease — protein MVTVSPASRRAIRQGVGIGGALASILWTAVATPPAGMTPAMQTVFGVFGFVLVLWLTAVIPYVVSSTLGVTLLFALGAVETYQAATAGFASTIVFFLLLVFLLGEAIRKVDLDSWFASRLVAREPGEADPVRLVALNVLALAFVMPSAVARAITFIPVVREMADAYGLGRGSAFERSSFLVIGHVNPIASMALMTGGGMAIVTSNLIRRAGRSVTWVEWGVLMIPPVLLLYGLTTLTAEYRYADGSPTRAAASATASDGSGETVDVDVAPALTTEQRFVGTVLLGAVVLWIVGSFVGVPTIVPAVLAVAVLSLPRIGVLASEDVASVSWGILFVVGAMFSILDAMQSTGALAFLVETTTGLVPFAAFSMWQSVAVLLALAAFVRIFFSTASAAIVVTLPVLLQFGSRMGINQLYLGLSTLIVVGSTTIFPFNTTSVLVSLDRGPLSTVDVVSFGLVTLGYATLVVAVSWLVYWPTVTSLL, from the coding sequence ATGGTGACCGTATCCCCCGCGTCGCGTCGCGCGATTCGCCAGGGCGTCGGTATCGGGGGCGCTCTGGCCTCGATTCTCTGGACGGCCGTCGCCACGCCGCCGGCCGGCATGACGCCGGCGATGCAGACCGTCTTCGGCGTGTTCGGGTTCGTCCTCGTCCTGTGGTTGACGGCGGTGATTCCGTACGTCGTCTCCTCGACGCTCGGCGTCACGCTCCTCTTCGCACTCGGTGCGGTCGAGACGTATCAGGCGGCGACGGCCGGGTTCGCGTCGACGATCGTCTTCTTCCTGTTACTCGTCTTCCTCCTCGGGGAGGCCATCAGGAAGGTCGACCTCGACTCGTGGTTCGCGTCGCGACTCGTCGCGCGCGAACCGGGCGAGGCCGACCCGGTCCGCTTAGTCGCGCTGAACGTCCTCGCACTCGCGTTCGTCATGCCGTCGGCGGTCGCACGGGCGATCACGTTCATCCCGGTCGTTCGGGAGATGGCCGACGCGTACGGCCTCGGTCGGGGGAGCGCGTTCGAACGCTCCTCGTTCCTCGTCATCGGGCACGTGAACCCCATCGCCTCGATGGCGCTGATGACCGGCGGCGGGATGGCCATCGTCACGTCGAACCTCATCCGTCGCGCGGGCCGGTCGGTCACCTGGGTCGAGTGGGGCGTGCTCATGATCCCGCCCGTCCTCCTCCTCTACGGGTTGACGACGCTGACCGCCGAGTACCGCTACGCCGACGGGTCGCCGACGAGAGCGGCGGCGTCCGCGACCGCGAGTGACGGGTCCGGCGAGACCGTAGACGTCGACGTGGCGCCGGCGCTCACGACCGAACAGCGGTTCGTCGGGACCGTCCTCCTCGGCGCAGTCGTCCTCTGGATCGTCGGCTCGTTCGTCGGCGTGCCGACCATCGTCCCCGCAGTCCTCGCCGTCGCGGTACTATCACTGCCACGAATCGGCGTCCTCGCGAGCGAGGACGTCGCGAGCGTGAGTTGGGGTATCCTGTTCGTCGTCGGTGCGATGTTCTCCATCCTCGACGCGATGCAGTCGACCGGTGCGCTCGCGTTCCTCGTCGAGACGACGACGGGGCTGGTCCCGTTCGCGGCGTTCTCCATGTGGCAGAGCGTCGCCGTGCTCTTGGCGCTGGCCGCTTTCGTCAGGATATTCTTCTCGACGGCTTCGGCCGCCATCGTGGTCACTCTCCCGGTACTCCTGCAGTTCGGCAGTCGGATGGGGATCAACCAGCTCTATCTCGGCCTGTCCACCCTCATCGTCGTCGGCTCGACGACGATATTCCCGTTCAACACGACGTCCGTCCTCGTGTCGCTCGACCGCGGACCGCTCTCTACCGTCGACGTCGTCTCGTTCGGTCTCGTGACGCTGGGGTACGCGACGCTGGTCGTCGCCGTTTCCTGGCTCGTCTACTGGCCGACGGTCACCTCGCTCCTGTAG
- a CDS encoding SDR family NAD(P)-dependent oxidoreductase translates to MATFDDAVAVVTGAGSGIGRTTALTFAERGVSVVIADVDTEGGEETVARIEDDGGNALFVETDVTDPSAAESMVDAAVDEYGRLDYAFNNAGIGGAQNPVAEYDPEKWQTVVDVNLVGVFNCMRAELSQMQAQDEGGVIVNNSSVLGKVGFENSSGYAAAKHGVLGLTKTAALENGETGVRINAVCPGFIETPLLEAGGITSDSEMRKQIESRHAMNRLGTPEEVADAVVWLCEDDASFITGEALGVDGGYLSR, encoded by the coding sequence ATGGCAACGTTCGATGACGCAGTTGCTGTCGTAACGGGAGCCGGATCGGGGATCGGACGAACGACCGCTCTGACGTTTGCAGAACGCGGTGTGAGCGTCGTTATCGCCGACGTCGATACGGAGGGTGGGGAGGAAACCGTCGCACGAATCGAGGACGACGGCGGGAACGCCCTCTTCGTCGAAACTGACGTTACCGATCCGTCGGCGGCGGAGTCGATGGTCGACGCCGCCGTCGACGAGTACGGTCGCCTCGACTACGCGTTCAACAACGCCGGCATCGGTGGCGCACAAAATCCGGTTGCCGAGTACGACCCCGAAAAGTGGCAGACCGTCGTCGACGTGAATCTCGTCGGCGTGTTCAACTGTATGCGAGCCGAACTCAGTCAGATGCAGGCGCAAGACGAGGGCGGCGTCATCGTGAACAACTCCTCGGTTCTCGGAAAAGTCGGGTTCGAGAACTCCTCGGGATACGCCGCCGCGAAGCACGGCGTTCTCGGTCTGACGAAGACGGCCGCCCTCGAAAACGGCGAGACCGGTGTCCGTATCAACGCCGTCTGTCCGGGGTTCATCGAAACACCGCTTCTCGAAGCGGGAGGGATCACGAGCGACTCGGAGATGCGCAAACAGATCGAGAGTCGTCACGCGATGAACCGACTCGGAACGCCGGAAGAGGTAGCAGACGCCGTCGTCTGGTTGTGCGAGGACGATGCGTCGTTCATCACCGGCGAGGCCCTCGGTGTCGACGGTGGCTACCTCAGCCGGTAG